One window of Branchiostoma lanceolatum isolate klBraLanc5 chromosome 6, klBraLanc5.hap2, whole genome shotgun sequence genomic DNA carries:
- the LOC136436766 gene encoding high mobility group protein B1-like: MPKDKNKPKGKMSAYACFVQECRREHEKKYPDKQVVFTEFSKKCAERWKTMNDGEKKRFQDLAETDKRRYERDMAKYVPPKGQEGGRRKRKKKDPNAPKRAMSAFFMYCADARPKVRAAHPDFQVGDIAKILGKQWKEITDSDKAKYEKKAQTDKARYQKELAEYKRTGGGASPAKKGRPAKKAAPPPKRVEEDDDEDDDEEEEEEEEEEEEEDDDDDDDDDDE; this comes from the exons ATGCCAAAGGACAAGAACAAGCCCAAGGGGAAGATGTCGGCGTATGCCTGCTTCGTACAGGAGTGCCGCCGTGAGCACGAGAAGAAGTACCCCGACAAGCAGGTTGTCTTCACTGAGTTCTCCAAGAAGTGTGCTGAGAGATGGAAG ACCATGAATGATGGTGAGAAAAAGCGCTTCCAGGACCTTGCCGAGACAGACAAGAGGCGGTACGAACGGGACATGGCCAAGTACGTCCCGCCCAAGGGGCAAGAGGGCGGCCgcaggaagaggaagaagaaggacCCCAACGCACCCAAGAGGGCCAT GTCAGCCTTCTTCATGTACTGTGCTGATGCTCGTCCCAAGGTCCGCGCAGCACACCCTGATTTCCAAGTGGGGGACATCGCCAAGATTCTGGGGAAGCAGTGGAAGGAAATCACTGATTCAGACAAAGCCAAGTATGAAAAGAAGGCCCAAACTGACAAGGCTCGCTACCAGAAG GAGCTCGCAGAGTACAAGAGAACTGGGGGTGGTGCCAGCCCTGCCAAGAAGGGCCGTCCAGCCAAGAAGGCGGCGCCGCCACCCAAGAGGGTagaggaagatgatgatgaggatgatgacgaggaggaagaggaggaagaagaggaggaggaggaagaagatgatgacgatgatgacgatgatgatgacgagtAG